The Sulfitobacter sp. S223 genome has a window encoding:
- a CDS encoding ArsJ-associated glyceraldehyde-3-phosphate dehydrogenase → MTTYAINGLGRIGKLALRPLLERGARIAFINDAVGDPAMHAHLLEFDSIHGRWPAAFTADETSISIDGTRIPVTCTRNLEELPLDGVDVVIDCTGAFKTEAKLAPYFAAGVKKVIISAPVKDGPTANIVYGVNDDTYAPDQHHIVTAASCTTNCLAPVVKVLLDGIGIKHGSITTIHDVTNTQTIVDRPAKDLRRARSALTNLIPTTTGSATAITLIYPELKGKLNGHAVRVPLLNASITDCVFEMSRETTVEEINALFKTAAEGPLNGILGYEERPLVSSDYTNDPRSSIIDALSTMVVNGTQVKIYAWYDNEFGYANRLVDVALMVGGKL, encoded by the coding sequence ATGACCACATATGCCATCAACGGCCTTGGCCGTATCGGCAAGCTTGCCCTTCGCCCACTTCTGGAAAGAGGTGCAAGGATCGCCTTTATCAATGACGCGGTGGGCGACCCCGCGATGCATGCACATCTGTTGGAGTTCGATTCAATCCACGGCCGTTGGCCAGCCGCGTTTACAGCCGACGAGACATCGATCAGCATCGACGGCACCCGCATTCCCGTGACCTGTACCCGCAACCTCGAAGAGTTGCCGCTTGACGGTGTGGACGTTGTGATTGACTGCACCGGCGCCTTCAAAACCGAAGCCAAGCTCGCGCCCTACTTTGCTGCTGGCGTGAAGAAGGTGATCATTTCGGCTCCGGTCAAGGATGGCCCGACGGCCAATATCGTCTACGGCGTTAATGACGACACCTATGCCCCCGACCAGCACCACATTGTCACGGCCGCCAGCTGTACCACGAATTGCCTCGCGCCGGTAGTGAAGGTGTTGCTCGACGGGATCGGGATCAAGCACGGGTCGATCACCACGATCCACGACGTCACCAACACGCAGACAATCGTAGACCGCCCCGCAAAGGATTTGCGCCGCGCGCGGTCGGCTCTGACAAATCTGATCCCTACCACCACAGGCTCTGCCACAGCGATCACGCTGATTTACCCCGAGCTTAAGGGAAAGCTGAATGGTCATGCGGTTCGGGTGCCCCTGCTGAATGCCTCCATCACCGACTGCGTTTTCGAGATGTCCCGCGAGACGACTGTGGAGGAAATCAACGCCTTGTTCAAAACGGCGGCAGAGGGGCCATTGAACGGCATTCTGGGATACGAAGAGCGGCCGCTGGTCTCCTCCGATTACACCAACGATCCGCGCAGCAGCATCATTGATGCTCTCTCGACCATGGTTGTGAACGGCACACAGGTGAAGATTTACGCATGGTATGATAACGAATTCGGCTATGCCAACCGTCTGGTTGATGTGGCCCTGATGGTGGGCGGCAAGCTGTGA
- the arsJ gene encoding organoarsenical effux MFS transporter ArsJ — translation MTRPAGLAAYITVTAAYWAFMLTDGALRMLVLLHFHTLGFSPVQLAYLFVLYEIAGVITNLSAGWIAARFGLTKTLYAGLALQVIALLALARLDPSWSITASVIFVMLVQGLSGVAKDLAKMSAKSAVKILAPSDGAGLFRWVAILTGSKNAVKGFGFLLGALLLGTIGFVTSVLGMAVVLFAILVCVFLAMPTGLPTGRKDAKFTEVLSKNRNINWLSAARLFLFGARDVWFVVGIPIYFYAVLSDGSEDGNRAAFFMIGSFMAVWTILYGIVQGWAPRILRATSRTEGDILLQARHWVGALIFVPAFLAALVWFVPAASPALTATIVLGLLIFGGVFAVNSALHSYLILSFTDAKRVTLDVGFYYMSNAAGRLVGTVLSGLTYQLGGLALCLATAATMIALSWLAVSRLELQTQKGALA, via the coding sequence GTGACACGTCCTGCGGGCCTTGCGGCTTATATCACCGTTACGGCGGCCTATTGGGCCTTTATGCTGACAGATGGCGCGCTGCGGATGCTGGTGCTGTTGCACTTTCATACGCTAGGCTTCTCGCCGGTGCAGCTGGCCTATCTGTTTGTGCTCTATGAGATAGCAGGCGTCATCACCAACCTGTCCGCTGGCTGGATCGCTGCCCGTTTCGGTCTGACTAAAACGCTTTATGCTGGGTTGGCGCTGCAGGTCATCGCGCTGCTGGCACTGGCAAGGCTTGACCCAAGCTGGAGTATCACAGCCTCTGTGATTTTCGTGATGCTGGTACAGGGTCTTTCGGGCGTTGCGAAAGATCTGGCCAAGATGAGCGCTAAAAGCGCGGTCAAGATCCTCGCCCCAAGCGATGGCGCGGGCCTTTTTCGCTGGGTTGCGATCCTGACGGGTTCGAAGAATGCCGTGAAGGGCTTTGGCTTTCTGCTGGGTGCATTATTGCTGGGCACCATCGGTTTCGTGACGTCTGTCCTGGGCATGGCTGTGGTTCTGTTTGCCATCCTTGTTTGCGTTTTTCTTGCAATGCCCACGGGCCTGCCCACCGGACGCAAGGACGCCAAATTCACAGAAGTACTGTCCAAGAACCGCAACATAAACTGGCTAAGCGCCGCGCGGCTTTTTCTATTCGGTGCGCGCGACGTCTGGTTTGTTGTCGGTATCCCGATCTATTTCTACGCAGTGCTGTCGGACGGCAGCGAAGACGGCAACCGCGCGGCGTTTTTCATGATCGGCAGCTTCATGGCCGTCTGGACGATCCTATATGGCATCGTGCAGGGCTGGGCCCCGCGCATCCTGCGCGCAACCTCCCGAACCGAGGGCGATATCCTGCTGCAAGCGCGTCACTGGGTTGGTGCGCTCATTTTTGTGCCCGCGTTCTTGGCGGCATTGGTGTGGTTCGTGCCAGCGGCCTCACCTGCGCTTACGGCAACAATTGTGCTGGGGCTGCTAATCTTCGGCGGGGTGTTTGCTGTCAACTCGGCGCTCCATTCCTACTTGATACTCAGCTTTACCGATGCAAAGCGGGTCACGCTGGACGTTGGGTTTTATTACATGTCCAATGCAGCGGGCAGACTGGTTGGGACCGTATTGTCCGGCCTGACTTACCAGCTCGGTGGACTGGCGTTGTGTCTCGCCACTGCTGCTACGATGATAGCTCTAAGCTGGCTGGCTGTCTCCCGGCTTGAACTTCAAACACAAAAAGGTGCCCTTGCATGA
- the arsB gene encoding ACR3 family arsenite efflux transporter, with amino-acid sequence MSIFERYLSLWIALAMGAGILLGNFAPSVITAIAATEVASVNLVVAVLIWAMVYPMMVGVDPASLRDVAKQPRGLMITLVVNWLIKPFTMAALAVLFFQYVFAPWIPPEDAMQYIAGLILLGAAPCTAMVFVWSQLTRGDETYTLLQVSVNDLIMVIAFAPIVAFLLGVTDLTVPWSTLVLSVVLFIALPLVAGLLTRKRLGSAEAIAAFQARVKPYSVVGLIVTVMILFGLQGQVIVSKPFIIVLIAVPIILQSYGIFAIAYAAAFALKVPHRIAAPCALIGTSNFFELAVAVAISLFGLNSGAALATVVGVLVEVPVMLTLVAFANRTRARFS; translated from the coding sequence ATGAGCATTTTTGAAAGGTACCTGTCGCTGTGGATTGCCTTGGCCATGGGGGCCGGTATTTTGCTGGGCAACTTCGCCCCGTCTGTGATCACTGCCATTGCTGCCACGGAGGTGGCCAGCGTCAATCTGGTGGTGGCGGTGCTGATCTGGGCGATGGTCTATCCGATGATGGTCGGCGTTGATCCTGCCTCGCTGCGTGACGTGGCAAAGCAGCCGCGCGGGTTGATGATCACGCTGGTGGTAAACTGGCTGATCAAACCTTTCACAATGGCTGCCTTGGCCGTGTTGTTCTTTCAATATGTCTTTGCGCCATGGATACCGCCTGAAGACGCAATGCAATACATCGCCGGGCTGATCCTGCTTGGCGCTGCCCCCTGCACAGCAATGGTTTTTGTATGGTCACAGCTCACCCGCGGCGATGAGACCTACACACTGCTTCAGGTGTCGGTGAATGATCTGATTATGGTTATCGCCTTTGCACCGATCGTGGCGTTTCTGTTGGGGGTCACTGATCTGACCGTCCCGTGGTCCACCCTTGTCCTGTCGGTTGTGCTGTTCATCGCGTTGCCGTTGGTTGCCGGACTGCTAACGCGCAAACGCCTCGGCTCTGCCGAAGCGATCGCGGCGTTCCAAGCAAGGGTAAAACCCTATTCGGTGGTCGGGCTGATTGTCACGGTCATGATCCTGTTCGGCCTTCAGGGTCAGGTGATCGTGTCCAAGCCGTTCATCATCGTGCTTATTGCCGTGCCAATCATTCTGCAAAGTTATGGTATCTTTGCAATTGCTTATGCGGCGGCCTTTGCGCTGAAAGTACCGCACCGCATTGCTGCCCCTTGCGCGTTGATCGGTACGTCGAATTTCTTTGAACTGGCGGTCGCTGTTGCCATCAGCCTGTTCGGCCTGAACTCGGGCGCAGCATTGGCAACTGTTGTCGGCGTTCTGGTTGAGGTTCCGGTAATGCTGACATTGGTTGCATTCGCGAACCGAACGCGGGCGCGCTTTTCATGA
- a CDS encoding protocatechuate 3,4-dioxygenase subunit beta yields the protein MVTRDQGRLLQIGPTDNTSDQRTPRQRLRLIPEAARASFVPYAPARAMIRPNEADMTRIAPNRPRAQGQPIEVSGTLRSETGRPVAGALLEVWSANSFGRYTHSEDGSGLQLDPNFLGLGRIITDEAGRYAFWTISPGAYLARPDIGRWRPKHIHISVTGGSSRLITQMYFPREENNASDPMAILMGDAFVRNVGQEYDTPDRDVDQGYRFDIVVGGRNATFFE from the coding sequence ATGGTCACTAGAGATCAAGGCAGATTGCTGCAAATCGGGCCGACGGACAACACGTCTGATCAACGCACGCCGCGGCAACGCTTGCGGCTGATCCCGGAGGCCGCGCGTGCGTCTTTTGTGCCATACGCGCCGGCCCGCGCCATGATCCGGCCGAATGAAGCTGATATGACCCGTATCGCCCCCAACCGTCCGCGCGCGCAAGGCCAGCCCATAGAGGTTTCCGGAACCTTGCGCAGTGAGACAGGCCGACCTGTCGCGGGCGCTTTGCTGGAGGTTTGGAGCGCGAATAGCTTTGGCCGCTATACCCACAGTGAGGATGGCAGCGGCCTACAACTTGACCCGAATTTCCTGGGGCTTGGACGCATCATAACGGATGAAGCCGGGCGGTACGCGTTCTGGACAATCAGTCCGGGTGCCTATCTGGCCCGACCCGATATCGGGCGCTGGCGTCCAAAGCATATCCATATTTCGGTCACGGGCGGTTCTTCGCGCCTGATTACGCAGATGTATTTCCCGCGAGAGGAAAACAATGCATCCGATCCTATGGCGATCCTGATGGGCGATGCCTTTGTGCGCAACGTCGGGCAAGAGTATGACACCCCTGATCGTGATGTCGATCAGGGCTACCGGTTTGATATCGTCGTTGGCGGGCGCAATGCGACATTTTTTGAATGA
- a CDS encoding IclR family transcriptional regulator — protein MTQPEAANHAVYFVPGLHRGLKVLETLGASDEPLSLSEIARALEISRSSAFRLVYTLRQMEFIKEAEQKNTYTLGARVLNLGFAYLNQQPMTAIARPHLSALRDKVNISAHLSVLEGTDVLYLSSHQARAGYVSNMVTGTRQKAYASAIGWCLLSDLSEEELRAFCSGQDMAAVTVHTPTDADMLIERVHDVVAKGYVYSKGFREPGGSSVAAPVRDARGRIVACVNISGPDGAFDETRIESFYWPAVAETAQHISRGLGYTGA, from the coding sequence ATGACCCAGCCCGAAGCCGCCAACCACGCAGTCTATTTCGTTCCGGGCTTGCATCGCGGTTTGAAAGTGCTTGAAACCCTCGGGGCCTCTGACGAACCACTGTCGCTGAGCGAAATCGCCCGCGCGTTGGAGATCAGCCGGTCTTCTGCCTTTCGCCTTGTCTATACGCTGCGCCAGATGGAGTTTATCAAGGAAGCCGAACAGAAGAACACCTATACGCTGGGCGCGCGGGTGCTGAACCTCGGGTTTGCCTATCTCAACCAACAACCCATGACCGCAATCGCCCGCCCGCATCTGTCGGCCCTGCGCGACAAGGTTAACATCAGCGCACATCTGAGCGTGCTTGAAGGGACGGACGTTTTGTACCTCAGCAGTCATCAGGCGCGCGCAGGATATGTGAGCAACATGGTCACTGGCACGCGGCAAAAAGCCTATGCCTCGGCCATCGGCTGGTGCCTGTTGAGCGATTTGTCCGAAGAAGAGTTGCGCGCGTTTTGTAGCGGTCAGGACATGGCTGCGGTGACTGTACACACCCCCACAGACGCCGACATGTTGATTGAGCGTGTTCACGACGTTGTCGCCAAAGGCTACGTTTATTCCAAAGGTTTTCGCGAACCCGGAGGCTCCAGCGTTGCGGCACCGGTGCGGGATGCCCGGGGGCGCATCGTGGCTTGCGTCAACATCTCTGGTCCGGATGGTGCCTTTGACGAAACCAGGATCGAAAGTTTTTACTGGCCTGCCGTTGCCGAAACCGCGCAGCATATCTCCCGTGGTTTGGGGTATACCGGCGCGTAA
- a CDS encoding CaiB/BaiF CoA-transferase family protein: MSGALKNLRVLDITHVLAGPYCTYQLALLGADVTKIEPPHAPDCARERGPDDALNAQGLGLNYQVQGGNKRALAVDLSTPEGAKILRDLALNADILVENYTTGALAVMGLGPCDLRALNPQLIYCSLTGYGDTGPLAQTGAYDNVIQAGSGIIDQSDGHKPAVSFVDYTAGLSAAFAILAAVNQRNMTGEGCTISVSMLEVAMNLMAPEAAAAQHATHTVRAKEAGITAYDTKQGKLMLGVFTPAQYRRLGSVLTNLQQPIPALSSINNWSDVWACAEQLNRDLAAVFAGRTCEEWITVLRANDLPCDRIKPLSEAVDSAQLRARGYFTGSPDDPSVTLPLSPFHMSQGGPALTKAPPRHGQDSEAVLAEAGRSATDIQHLRDIGVIR, from the coding sequence GTGTCCGGTGCATTGAAAAATCTGAGGGTGCTGGACATCACGCATGTGTTAGCTGGCCCTTACTGCACCTATCAGCTTGCACTGCTTGGCGCAGACGTGACCAAGATCGAACCTCCGCACGCGCCGGATTGCGCAAGAGAACGCGGCCCCGATGATGCGCTAAACGCACAAGGTTTGGGGTTGAACTATCAGGTGCAAGGCGGAAACAAGCGCGCGCTTGCAGTTGATCTATCGACTCCCGAAGGTGCCAAAATACTACGTGATCTGGCGCTGAACGCCGATATTCTTGTAGAAAACTACACCACAGGCGCGCTGGCTGTGATGGGATTAGGCCCCTGTGATTTGCGCGCGCTGAACCCGCAGCTTATCTATTGTTCGCTCACAGGATATGGGGATACCGGCCCGCTGGCGCAGACAGGGGCCTATGACAACGTCATTCAGGCTGGCAGTGGCATCATCGACCAGTCAGACGGGCATAAACCTGCTGTGTCGTTTGTTGATTATACCGCTGGCCTTTCCGCAGCCTTCGCAATCCTTGCAGCGGTGAACCAGCGCAACATGACCGGAGAAGGCTGCACGATCTCTGTCTCTATGCTCGAAGTCGCGATGAATCTCATGGCACCCGAAGCTGCGGCAGCGCAACATGCCACTCACACCGTCCGAGCCAAGGAGGCGGGGATCACAGCCTACGATACGAAACAGGGCAAGCTGATGTTGGGCGTCTTCACACCCGCGCAATACCGCCGCCTTGGGAGCGTGCTGACGAACCTACAACAGCCAATCCCTGCCCTTTCTTCAATCAACAATTGGTCCGATGTATGGGCGTGCGCGGAACAGCTCAACCGTGATCTAGCGGCCGTTTTTGCAGGTCGGACCTGTGAAGAATGGATCACGGTGCTGCGAGCGAATGATCTCCCTTGTGACCGGATCAAGCCGCTGTCAGAAGCCGTCGACAGTGCGCAACTGCGGGCACGTGGGTATTTTACAGGCAGCCCCGATGATCCGTCGGTCACCTTGCCCCTATCCCCGTTCCACATGTCGCAGGGCGGTCCGGCACTGACCAAAGCGCCGCCCCGCCACGGTCAGGATAGCGAAGCCGTCTTGGCAGAAGCAGGACGCAGTGCGACAGACATCCAACACCTTCGGGACATCGGGGTTATCAGATGA
- a CDS encoding SMP-30/gluconolactonase/LRE family protein, whose protein sequence is MMRPAPIMTAQPFAKLPEHLRHKGMPSDWAKMTRPGHAMHSFLEGAFFDSHGDLWLSDVPYGRVFRVAPQGAWHLEHQIDGAPHAMRIASDGRHIAVDYHHGLIELTGTEQYSVISTGLKDHPFLGLSDMAYAPDGALWFTDSGRSSLSDPTGRLYVMMPDGQLRLVLENIPYSNGICLSPNGEWVYVAATRANQVWRLSARLPDTGYPMVGTFLQLSGGLGPDGLACNRDGWIAIAQAQAGRAYVFDALGDPIAEVRLPEGLWTTSVTFHPDNSKHLFIVDAQHGAIFQCDLTDI, encoded by the coding sequence ATGATGCGCCCCGCCCCGATCATGACAGCACAGCCATTTGCAAAACTGCCAGAGCACTTGCGCCACAAGGGCATGCCTTCCGACTGGGCGAAGATGACACGCCCCGGTCATGCCATGCATTCATTTCTTGAAGGTGCCTTTTTCGACAGCCATGGCGATCTGTGGCTAAGCGATGTGCCGTATGGCCGCGTCTTTCGGGTCGCGCCGCAAGGCGCATGGCACTTGGAACACCAGATTGACGGCGCACCCCATGCGATGCGGATTGCGTCAGATGGACGTCATATCGCCGTAGATTACCACCATGGACTGATCGAGCTAACCGGCACAGAGCAATATTCGGTCATAAGCACAGGTCTGAAAGACCATCCCTTTTTAGGCCTGTCGGACATGGCCTATGCCCCTGATGGTGCGCTGTGGTTTACCGATAGCGGACGTTCGTCGCTAAGTGACCCTACGGGCCGATTATATGTCATGATGCCTGATGGCCAACTGCGCCTTGTGTTGGAAAACATCCCCTATTCCAACGGCATCTGTCTGTCACCGAACGGTGAGTGGGTCTATGTTGCGGCGACGCGTGCCAATCAGGTGTGGCGCCTCTCAGCACGGCTGCCCGACACAGGCTATCCGATGGTCGGCACCTTCTTGCAGCTGTCCGGCGGGCTTGGCCCTGACGGATTGGCCTGCAATCGCGACGGCTGGATTGCCATCGCCCAAGCACAAGCAGGGCGCGCATATGTATTCGATGCGTTGGGTGATCCGATTGCCGAAGTCCGCCTGCCAGAAGGGCTTTGGACCACGTCTGTGACCTTTCATCCCGACAATTCAAAACACTTGTTTATCGTTGATGCCCAACACGGCGCGATTTTTCAGTGTGACCTGACAGATATTTAG
- a CDS encoding dihydrodipicolinate synthase family protein — protein MNKDDLHGYVPAIATPFSPKGDIMEDAFVELFEFLIARGATGICIAGDNGESWALSAAERGRLVRLAKDTARGRVHVMMGISAPVIETSVSYINAAEENGADVLLSMPQTYVLKVSEPELMARFDKISAATKLPLVLYNSPRRMGFSLTVDQTERLLNAHNVIGIKESQRDFFYHTHLLDRLANRMAIMTGPCHYILPAFALGAKGFIATGPEFTTTKPSEMAAMGTSAPDALYRKTHMELTVLYEMLMGLGTWPAAFKAALNLIGQPAGVPRDPVMALAPADVDKIRQTFDRLGISYS, from the coding sequence ATGAACAAAGATGACCTTCACGGCTATGTCCCCGCCATTGCCACCCCCTTCTCTCCGAAGGGCGACATCATGGAAGACGCCTTTGTCGAACTTTTCGAATTTCTCATCGCGCGGGGTGCTACAGGCATTTGCATAGCCGGAGACAACGGCGAAAGCTGGGCGCTTAGCGCGGCCGAGCGCGGCCGTCTGGTCCGGTTGGCCAAAGACACCGCCAGAGGCCGCGTGCATGTGATGATGGGTATTTCCGCGCCGGTGATCGAAACATCGGTAAGCTATATCAATGCGGCCGAAGAAAACGGCGCGGATGTTCTGTTGTCGATGCCGCAGACATATGTTCTCAAAGTATCAGAGCCCGAGTTGATGGCCCGCTTTGACAAAATATCTGCGGCGACAAAATTACCGCTGGTTCTATACAACTCGCCGCGCAGAATGGGATTTTCCCTGACGGTTGACCAGACAGAGAGGTTGCTGAACGCACACAACGTCATTGGCATCAAAGAATCCCAACGCGACTTTTTCTACCACACCCATCTGCTGGATCGTCTGGCAAACCGCATGGCGATTATGACGGGCCCCTGTCACTATATCCTGCCCGCTTTTGCGCTGGGGGCCAAGGGTTTCATCGCCACAGGGCCAGAGTTCACAACGACCAAACCGTCAGAAATGGCGGCAATGGGCACCTCTGCCCCCGATGCTTTATACCGCAAGACCCATATGGAGCTGACAGTGCTGTATGAGATGTTGATGGGCTTGGGCACGTGGCCAGCAGCCTTTAAGGCGGCGCTGAACCTGATTGGCCAACCCGCGGGTGTGCCGCGCGATCCGGTCATGGCGCTGGCGCCAGCGGACGTAGACAAAATCCGGCAGACCTTTGACCGGCTCGGGATAAGCTATTCATGA
- a CDS encoding (2Fe-2S)-binding protein — translation MIRLIPSQQDKITRAAQVVFFYNDAPLTASEGETLTAALLRNGIRQLRSPARGMFCCMGLCQECSVLINGRSIEACRVAVREGLRIGSMDSRQ, via the coding sequence ATGATCCGTCTGATCCCCTCTCAACAGGATAAGATCACGCGCGCTGCGCAGGTGGTGTTCTTTTACAATGACGCACCGCTCACAGCATCGGAGGGAGAGACCCTCACAGCAGCCCTGTTGCGCAACGGGATCAGACAATTGCGCAGCCCCGCGCGCGGCATGTTCTGTTGCATGGGCCTATGTCAGGAATGCTCAGTCTTAATCAACGGCCGCAGCATTGAGGCCTGCCGTGTCGCAGTGCGTGAAGGTCTGCGGATAGGTTCCATGGACTCCCGTCAATGA
- a CDS encoding FAD-dependent oxidoreductase: MTATYDIAVLGAGPAGTNAALAAAGAGKTVLLIDEQATAGGQVWRAKSASIRSTPTTPESRAGDALRARLLAATNSGKLTYLCSTRLWQIERVGADWAVHLLTDDKVTQHSARALVLASGAREFVQPLPGWTTPGVLGLAGVTALMKSEQIPPGQATVVSGTGPLVFYAASETRRLGGTVVAVVTPNRRCDWLKVLPALLRRPKLFLRGMLWIADLTLARVPVLWGHTVTSVEGKQTVSAVNVQSVDHTWAPRGTARHLSADSLCLGHGLIPATEAAQLAGATLCHDPALGGWIPQATVDGSTDVSGLYLCGDGAGIRGADAAETQGTLAGLKAASDLGAKGLVQRIRALSRRHAARSRFGIAMAALSIPRAGMAEWSTAQTIMCRCEDIRRATITAEISAGASSANAVKSGLRAGMGPCGGKFCQTAIARLIANQTSRAVGDIHPPTPRPPLRPVPVSAIAEGFDYDDLPIPKPAPL, translated from the coding sequence ATGACTGCCACCTATGATATTGCCGTGCTTGGCGCGGGACCAGCTGGCACAAATGCCGCACTCGCGGCGGCAGGCGCAGGAAAGACAGTGCTGTTGATCGACGAACAGGCCACTGCAGGCGGACAGGTCTGGCGCGCAAAATCCGCCTCGATACGCTCGACCCCCACAACCCCAGAAAGCCGCGCGGGCGATGCCCTGCGGGCGCGGCTCTTGGCGGCAACCAACTCGGGCAAACTCACCTATCTGTGCAGCACGCGTCTGTGGCAGATAGAGCGTGTTGGCGCTGACTGGGCTGTGCATCTGCTGACAGACGACAAGGTCACTCAACACTCAGCCCGCGCGCTTGTGCTGGCCAGCGGCGCGCGGGAATTTGTACAGCCACTACCCGGTTGGACCACCCCCGGCGTACTGGGGCTGGCCGGTGTCACAGCCTTGATGAAGTCAGAGCAAATCCCGCCAGGACAGGCCACTGTCGTGTCAGGCACCGGCCCGCTGGTCTTTTATGCGGCCAGCGAAACTCGCCGTTTGGGCGGCACGGTGGTCGCTGTGGTTACCCCCAACAGGCGCTGCGACTGGCTCAAGGTCCTTCCCGCGCTGCTCCGCCGTCCCAAGCTTTTTCTGCGGGGTATGCTGTGGATCGCAGACCTAACACTGGCGCGCGTACCGGTGCTGTGGGGACATACTGTGACCTCGGTCGAGGGTAAGCAGACAGTGAGCGCGGTCAATGTTCAAAGCGTAGATCACACATGGGCACCACGTGGCACCGCGCGCCATTTGTCTGCCGATAGCCTGTGCCTGGGCCATGGCCTGATACCAGCGACCGAGGCGGCACAACTTGCGGGCGCCACGCTTTGTCATGATCCGGCGCTTGGCGGGTGGATACCGCAAGCCACAGTAGATGGAAGCACCGATGTAAGCGGACTTTATCTTTGCGGCGATGGCGCTGGCATTCGCGGGGCGGATGCAGCGGAAACCCAAGGCACACTGGCAGGGCTGAAAGCGGCAAGTGATCTTGGGGCCAAAGGTCTGGTGCAGAGAATCCGCGCACTCAGTCGTCGTCACGCGGCGCGGTCGCGATTTGGTATTGCCATGGCCGCGCTTAGCATTCCGCGCGCGGGTATGGCCGAATGGAGCACGGCGCAGACGATCATGTGCCGTTGTGAAGATATCAGGCGTGCCACAATCACGGCGGAAATCAGCGCCGGTGCCAGCAGCGCCAATGCGGTCAAATCGGGTTTGCGTGCGGGCATGGGTCCGTGTGGCGGCAAGTTCTGCCAGACCGCGATTGCCCGCCTGATCGCCAACCAGACTTCCCGCGCGGTTGGCGACATTCATCCTCCCACACCACGCCCGCCCCTGCGCCCTGTCCCCGTCTCGGCGATAGCCGAGGGATTTGACTATGATGATCTGCCAATCCCGAAACCCGCGCCATTATGA
- a CDS encoding FAD-binding oxidoreductase: MSEPYDIAVIGGGIMGCGAALRVAQGGMRPILLDMGDLGQGASGVNAGTLSLQIKRVSLIPYALRGHRMWEQMGDAVGFHKTGGFTVAFTPREAELLLERQTLKAAAGAPIEFISVEALRKAEPNLSQKVQAASFCAEDGYANASLTGQYYRARLGAAGIPYRERCAVTQITRSAHGFTLQTEGGIVSATRVLLAAGGWLRPLARMLGVDLPVAARINTVSVTERMPTIMSHVIGHATGLLTMKQKTNGTVLIGGGWQGRGTPQTGRGEVTAESLSPNLALAQFAVPALKDARVLRSWTGFEANTPDFYPLAGALAGVPDAFVLGCVRGGYTIGPYISELMGDFILGRDPELPLFDPGRDFEKALT; this comes from the coding sequence ATGAGTGAACCATACGACATAGCCGTGATCGGCGGCGGCATTATGGGATGCGGCGCAGCGCTTCGGGTCGCGCAAGGCGGTATGCGCCCTATCCTGCTGGACATGGGGGACTTGGGCCAGGGTGCATCGGGCGTCAATGCTGGCACCCTGAGCCTGCAAATCAAGCGGGTCAGCCTGATCCCCTACGCATTGCGCGGGCACCGAATGTGGGAACAGATGGGGGATGCGGTCGGCTTTCACAAGACAGGTGGCTTTACCGTTGCCTTCACACCCCGCGAAGCGGAATTGCTGCTTGAACGGCAGACACTCAAAGCAGCGGCGGGCGCACCAATTGAATTCATCTCTGTCGAGGCCTTGCGCAAGGCCGAGCCGAACCTGTCCCAAAAGGTGCAAGCCGCAAGCTTTTGCGCTGAGGACGGGTATGCAAATGCGTCGCTGACAGGACAGTATTACCGCGCGCGGCTAGGCGCAGCGGGCATCCCCTACCGCGAGCGATGCGCGGTCACGCAGATCACCCGAAGCGCACATGGTTTCACCCTCCAGACGGAAGGCGGGATAGTCAGTGCCACTCGCGTTCTTCTTGCCGCAGGCGGCTGGCTGCGCCCCTTGGCCCGCATGTTGGGCGTCGATCTACCCGTGGCTGCGCGCATTAACACTGTGTCGGTGACCGAAAGAATGCCGACGATCATGTCCCATGTCATCGGCCATGCCACCGGCCTTTTGACGATGAAACAGAAAACAAATGGCACCGTTCTTATCGGGGGTGGCTGGCAGGGGCGCGGGACGCCACAGACAGGACGCGGCGAAGTCACCGCCGAAAGCCTATCGCCCAATCTTGCGTTGGCACAATTTGCGGTGCCCGCCCTGAAGGATGCCCGCGTATTGCGCAGCTGGACCGGATTTGAAGCCAATACACCGGATTTTTATCCTCTGGCGGGCGCGCTTGCCGGTGTGCCTGATGCCTTCGTGCTTGGCTGTGTGCGCGGCGGTTATACCATCGGCCCTTATATCAGCGAGTTGATGGGCGACTTCATCCTCGGGCGGGATCCTGAATTGCCCCTGTTTGACCCGGGCCGCGACTTTGAGAAAGCACTCACATGA